From one Pempheris klunzingeri isolate RE-2024b chromosome 5, fPemKlu1.hap1, whole genome shotgun sequence genomic stretch:
- the ttc23 gene encoding tetratricopeptide repeat protein 23, with product MAMTKTRSIFSESPAAIGNSNRDVDASTSGDSGALSPSQTGYTKKEFIMMPPEEKLKHFDSRAQAHEDNQEFDACIQDLVRCVALTRLVYGEEHLNLAKAHARLAKAYFQFKGLGLQAEEHSALARELLPFCSSVSSCRGQKLEVLSCLLSVHLTRGGAALLTANLEAAKSSFLEAEQVLEELHQHGGINQEEKLKTELEISTGLSRAYKRQNRPEEALRQCEKSLQLLKDYGQPEKTCSVYRNMAAIEQDKGHLDHAIEHLYKAHAIAMSHSPEEREGAQISHSLALMLSAAAEPHHNDSAGHYFEQSLSAYKNSAGPQDPAFLSAQDDFCRFLLFNGQQERCVEIQKASLATKRSAFGDLSVEVADTLQLIGSVEMTEGRMKQALKTMTKCLEIQSLLYGPQHKKTKATQTAVDMLARAPEVVERQKRQGRRKTKPHTWSDAPSSGNDGNSDY from the exons ATGGCTATGACAAAAACGCGATCCATTTTTTCCGAGTCTCCGGCTGC CATAGGAAACTCCAACAGGGACGTGGACGCGTCTACTTCCGGTGACTCAGGTGCGCTGAGTCCTTCACAGACTGGATATACAAAGAAGGAATTTATCATGATGCCACCTGAAGAAAAGCTAAAACACTTTGACAGCCGAGCTCAGGCTCATGAAGACAACCAAGAG TTTGATGCCTGCATCCAGGACCTGGTGCGTTGTGTGGCTTTGACCAGGCTGGTATATGGAGAGGAACATCTGAACCTGGCCAAGGCCCACGCTAGACTGGCTAAAGCGTATTTCCAGTTCAAAG GTTTGgggctgcaggctgaggagcACTCTGCGCTGGCCAGAGAGTTGCTGcctttctgctcctctgtctcctcctgcagaggccAAAAGCTCGAGGTTCTTTCGTGTCTTTTGAGTGTACACCTCACACGGGGAggtgctgctctgctcacagCTAA tcttGAGGCAGCAAAATCTTCTTTTCTGGAGGCAGAACAAGTCCTTGAGGAGCTCCATCAACATGGTGGCATCAACCAGGAAGAGAAGCTCAAGACTGAGCTGGAAATCTCCACTGGTCTATCCAG AGCCTATAAGAGACAGAACAGACCTGAGGAGGCCTTAAGACAATGTGAGAAGTCTCTGCAACTGCTGAAGGACTATGGTCAGCCAGAGAAGACATGCTCTGTCTACAGAAACATGGCCGCCATTGAACAGGACAAAGGTCATTTGGACCACGCCATAGAACATCTCTACAAG GCTCATGCCATAGCTATGAGTCACAGCCCTGAGGAGCGAGAGGGGGCTCAGATCTCCCACAGCCTGGCCCTTATgctttctgctgcagcagagccccATCACAATG ACTCTGCAGGTCACTACTTTGAGCAGAGTCTGAGTGCATACAAAAACTCTGCAGGTCCACAGGATCCAGCCTTTCTCTCTGCCCAGGATGATTTCTGTCGTTTTCTCCTCTTCAATGGCCAGCAagag AGATGTGTGGAGATCCAGAAAGCGTCTCTCGCTACCAAGAGATCTGCATTTGGTGACCTGAGCGTTGAGGTAGCAGACACTCTTCAGCTGATAGGAAGTGTGGAGATGACTGAGGGCAGGATGAAGCAGGCCCTCAAAACCATGACAAAG tgCCTGGAGATCCAGAGTTTGTTGTACGGTCCTcagcacaagaaaacaaaagcaacacaaacagctgtggaCATGCTGGCCCG GGCACCAGAGGTGGTTGAGAGACAAAAGAGGCAAGgtagaaggaaaacaaaacctCACACATGGTCAGATGCACCATCCAGTGGCAATGATGGAAACTCTGACTattga